One Danio aesculapii chromosome 11, fDanAes4.1, whole genome shotgun sequence genomic region harbors:
- the si:ch211-262i1.5 gene encoding uncharacterized protein si:ch211-262i1.5, translated as MNSRSFKYLRRECASSRYCCVPFCKMSSRFNSVISFHRLPLDRVTRKMWLLNIRRKTFEVSLNSRVCGRHFTNDDFIEPSSPTARRLLKKGAVPTLFRWNNYSTSGQKRFGLWKKKGSSTDQEKELVPMDFQHEDHNYYCTSLVQNDKVVDPTDDLRNEVEVLKRKIAEFSGHQRFCLGRFAASDEDIRFYTRFATYNHLMAFWRIIQPASHNMLRVTRARADATKCDVQVSNNASFQSLLPIDEFFLFMVHLSVGLTKRDLAHRFNVHWTTVSQIISSWANFLYTILGSVHIWMSKEAVKAQMPKEFQDYPDTQVIIDCIELCCRIQSSDLFPDEGYDCTFKGLIGMAPHGAVTFVSSLYAGSVSDNEVLKKSGIVLYLKPEMAIMVNKDFLVDDCVPCRVYRPAHPLTREQMEADEDVGKMGGTQSITQLRVHIEHLICRVKQHKLLDTVMPFSSTRTINRLYIVACLFINYQDGPLLKRWT; from the exons ATGAATTCAAGAAGCTTTAAATACCTGCGTCGTGAATGTGCATCTTCTCGGTATTGCTGTGTCCCGTTTTGTAAAATGTCCTCAAGGTTTAATTCTGTGATCAGTTTCCATAGGTTACCTTTGGACAGAGTAACACGCAAGATGTGGCTTCTTAATATTCGGCGAAAGACTTTTGAAGTCAGCCTCAATTCAAGAGTTTGTGGCCGACACTTCACAAATGATGATTTTATTGAGCCATCGTCTCCTACAGCACGCAGACTGCTAAAGAAGGGTGCTGTGCCCACGTTGTTCCGGTGGAACAACTATTCCACATCAGGCCAAAAGCGCTTTGGACTATGGAAAAAGAAAGGTTCCTCCACTGATCAGGAAAAAGAACTTGTGCCTATGGACTTCCAGCATGAGGACCATAATTACTATTGCACATCTCTGGTCCAAAATGATAAGGTTGTGGATCCGACTGATGATCTCCGAAATGAAGTGGAGGTTCTGAAGAGAAAGATTGCGGAGTTTTCCGGCCACCAGAGATTTTGTTTGGGGCGATTTGCTGCATCTGATGAAGACATAAGATTTTACACAAG ATTTGCAACGTACAACCACTTGATGGCGTTCTGGAGAATCATTCAGCCTGCCTCCCACAACATGCTTCGTGTAACCAGAGCAAGGGCAGATGCAACAAAGTGTGATGTTCAAGTATCAAACAATGCATCT TTTCAGTCCTTGCTGCCCATAGATGAGTTTTTCCTCTTCATGGTCCATCTCTCAGTTGGACTGACAAAGAGGGATCTGGCCCACAGATTCAATGTCCATTGGACCACCGTGAGTCAAATCATTTCATCCTGGGCCAATTTTCTGTACACAATTCTCGGATCAGTGCACATTTGGATGTCCAAGGAGGCAGTCAAGGCTCAAATGCCAAAGGAATTCCAAGACTACCCAGACACACAAGTGATAATTGACTGTATAGAGCTTTGTTGCCGAATACAATCATCTGACCTGTTCCCAGATGAAGGGTATGATTGCACCTTCAAGGGGTTAATTGGCATGGCACCACATGGTGCAGTCACTTTTGTGTCATCTTTGTATGCAGGGTCGGTCAGTGACAATGAGGTTCTTAAGAAGTCTGGGATTGTGTTGTACCTGAAACCTGAAATGGCCATCATGGTTAACAAGGATTTTCTTGTAGATGACTGTGTACCATGCAGAGTTTACAGACCAGCTCACCCATTAACGAGAGAACAGATGGAGGCTGATGAGGATGTGGGAAAGATGGGGGGCACTCAATCCATTACTCAACTGAGGGTCCACATTGAGCATCTCATCTGCAGGGTGAAGCAGCACAAGCTTCTTGATACTGTCATGCCTTTTTCCAGCACAAGGACCATCAACCGGCTATACATAGTTGCTTGCCTTTTTATAAACTACCAGGATGGCCCTTTGTTAAAAAGATGGACATGA